In Helianthus annuus cultivar XRQ/B chromosome 8, HanXRQr2.0-SUNRISE, whole genome shotgun sequence, a single genomic region encodes these proteins:
- the LOC110870641 gene encoding uncharacterized protein LOC110870641 — protein MTSHIWSIVSKRDSLWVDWVYSYRLKGKSFWVCKTPSNSCWSWRKLTQLRPLIRRHILSEVSNSVNTSAWFDTWNDLGPLGDFLSSRVITDADFRLEDSVADVYSNGAWRWPTAWRDLFPVLIQTDQVLLDPLKNDRLLWKDGDDLNGFSTSWVWHSLRHKEPEVNWCSIVWFAQCIPRHAFMMWLIMKRKLLTQDKILQWDLSRRKNMNMMCCLLCFEDFDSHPHLFFECKYSSQVWTQIRDRGGMNSVCPRWSEIVSWLCALPNHKRADTYVAKLLVAATAYNIWQERNARLFKIQLRPPETVCDVIIKIIRYKLMGAKLKDTGRVRKILEEWEIHAHKDGDDGG, from the coding sequence ATGACGTCTCATATTTGGAGCATTGTCTCCAAGCGAGATTCCTTGTGGGTTGATTGGGTGTATTCGTATCGGTTAAAAGGTAAGAGTTTTTGGGTTTGCAAAACGCCCTCAAATAGCTGTTGGTCGTGGCGAAAGCTCACTCAGTTGCGGCCTCTAATTAGACGTCATATATTGTCGGAAGTGAGTAATAGTGTTAACACTTCAGCTTGGTTTGATACTTGGAACGATTTGGGGCCTCTGGGTGATTTTCTCTCATCTAGAGTTATCACTGATGCTGATTTTAGATTGGAAGATTCGGTGGCTGATGTTTATTCGAATGGAGCTTGGAGATGGCCTACGGCTTGGAGGGATCTATTCCCTGTTCTTATTCAAACGGATCAAGTTCTTTTGGATCCCTTGAAAAATGATAGGCTATTATGGAAGGATGGGGATGATCTTAATGGGTTTTCAACTTCTTGGGTTTGGCACTCGTTGCGACACAAAGAACCGGAAGTGAATTGGTGTAGTATCGTGTGGTTTGCTCAGTGTATTCCGAGGCACGCCTTCATGATGTGGTTGATTATGAAACGTAAGCTACTTACGCAGGATAAAATTCTGCAATGGGATCTATCTCGTCGAAAAAACATGAACATGATGTGCTGTTTACTGTGCTTTGAGGATTTCGATTCTCATCCTCACCTGTTTTTTGAATGCAAGTACTCTTCTCAGGTGTGGACGCAAATTCGAGATCGAGGAGGGATGAATTCGGTTTGCCCTAGATGGTCGGAGATTGTTTCTTGGCTTTGTGCTCTTCCTAATCATAAGAGGGCTGATACATATGTTGCTAAGCTTCTAGTTGCGGCTACTGCATACAACATTTGGCAGGAGAGGAATGCTAGGCTGTTTAAAATTCAACTCAGACCTCCGGAGACTGTTTGCGatgttattataaaaataatacgATACAAGTTGATGGGTGCAAAACTGAAGGATACTGGGAGGGTACGGAAGATTCTTGAAGAATGGGAGATCCATGCGCATAAAGATGGCGACGATGGTGGCTGA
- the LOC110870640 gene encoding uncharacterized protein LOC110870640, translated as MGDFNSALHADDSSFGTSSQSIGMRDFYECVQQSELVDVKGHGIHFTWNQKPREGIGLLRKIDRVMCHIKGLEMFPDAYVIFHPSRVSDHTPCILKLNNVNTSYKPKPFKFANFITSKPDFKVCVEREWAKSIAGCNMFSVTNKLRNLKPGLRKILFQQGNLHKKVIQLRKNLDEVQKLVDSNPLDVEVRQREQQCLHDFKVAAYDEECFLKQKSKVEWLCAGDSNTTFFHNSVKCRNNQSKIHCIRDVAGKSV; from the coding sequence ATGGGGGATTTTAATTCAGCTTTGCATGCTGATGATTCGTCTTTTGGAACGTCTAGTCAATCGATAGGCATGCGGGATTTTTATGAGTGTGTGCAACAGTCGGAGCTTGTTGATGTTAAAGGGCATGGAATTCATTTTACATGGAACCAGAAGCCGAGAGAAGGTATTGGTTTGCTTAGGAAAATTGATCGAGTTATGTGTCATATCAAGGGTCTGGAGATGTTTCCGGATGCCTATGTTATCTTTCATCCTTCCCGTGTTTCCGATCACACCCCGTGTATCTTGAAGCTGAATAATGTGAACACTTCCTACAAGCCGAAGCCGTTTAAATTCGCAAATTTTATAACCTCCAAACCTGATTTCAAAGTTTGTGTGGAGCGTGAATGGGCCAAATCTATTGCTGGTTGTAATATGTTCTCGGTGACCAATAAGCTACGCAATCTGAAACCTGGGCTTAGAAAGATCCTTTTTCAACAAGGAAACTTGCATAAAAAAGTTATTCAGCTGCGTAAGAACTTAGATGAAGTTCAGAAGTTGGTGGACTCAAACCCGTTGGATGTAGAGGTTCGACAAAGGGAACAACAATGCCTTCATGATTTTAAAGTAGCGGCCTATGATGAGGAATGCTTCttgaaacaaaaatcaaaagtGGAGTGGCTATGTGCTGGGGATTCTAATACGACATTCTTTCATAATTCAGTCAAATGCAGAAACAACCAAAGTAAAATTCATTGCATTCGGGATGTAGCAGGAAAATCGGTTTGA